TGAACACAGCTGGACCAACAGGAAACATCTCACTAAGTCCATTAGTTGTAGCTTTCATTCCTTTCTGCTGTCTTAGAGCACGTTGTTCCTGGAGGTGAGCCATTCTTCTTTCCTCCAAATCACTGTGGAACTAACTCTTCTTGACGCTCGGCAGTCCCAGTGAGACAAGCAGTTAgcccaaaggaaaacaaaagcatggTAACTGAGTGTAAAATTGAGAACTTAGTTGTTCCTTCATCTTCTTCCTGTTCTTGTTCCCCAGGTTAGATTaagatcataatttttttttcttgtattctgcTTATGGTATTGAAGAGAAGGTGTTAAGACAGACCAACAGAACTGCAAGGCCCTAGACAGCCCCTTGCTTGGCTTGTGGAAAAGGACCTTTTCGTCTTCATTATCTTCTCGTGTTGTTCCTTCACAGGTAAAGTGACAGTGCTGGAGAGCTTCAGCTCAGTGGTCCGGGTAGCTGTGGAGACATCAGAATCCCAGGTCGAGGTGGAGCTGGTCCCTGCTGTGGAGATTCCAACTTGCTGGCCCAAGAAAGCCCAGTGGCCTCGTTGCTTTAAGCGTTGGCCTTCTCAGGAAAAAGTGCAGTGCATCAAGGTGAACGGTGTCAAAAGCACTACTAACTCTGTGCTAGAATTTACCTTGCAGGTGTCTGACAGTGGTTTCCCAATTGAAGGACTGCATGGTGATGGCAGGCAACAGCATGGCTGGAAGGTGTACTCTCTAGAGAAGCAATATTTCAAAGTATTCTGTCAGATtttattgggatttttttgcctCTTACGGTGATGAATTATACAGAAGAAAAACTGAGTTAACTGTTGATTGCACGAGTCTTGCACACAGCTCTGCCTGTATGGCTCGCTCCTTGACACGCATCATTCTTGCTGTTCTGCTGTGCCTCATGTCAGCCTTCTGCCCATGGGCCACTCTCTTGCAGATTCCCCTCCAGCCTAACCCCATCTTTCCCTACAAAGCTCATGGCTGGATTCTGGTactccagctcagccccagctgccatGTTCCTGCAGGTCCAGTTACATCTTCCAGTCCTGCTCCCCTCTTGTGCATGACCTGCTCCTCCATGGCAAAgtgcctgcagagctgtggctctgCTTTAGTAGCACTGCTGGTACTGCACCTGGCGGCCGTAGAGCTGGAAGTCCTGGGAGAAACTGATGTCAGAACatgaggaaacaaaacaaattgcaCAGTCATTTGACTAGGAATTAGGATGGGGCCATGACCGATGTTTGCTGTCCTGTCTAACCCTCTTTAGAATACAGTGCCCCACTTTAAGAGTAACATCCTTCTGTGTTATTCAGAGAAGTTTGCCAATGATCTGGAGTCACTTCCCTTGTTGTCCACAGTCACTTGGTTTCGACCTTTTGGCCCGCTCCAACTATCATTGGCAGCTGTGTTTCTCGCGTGCTGAGCATATACTCATGGAAGGCCTCGATGAAGATGGTGGCTGTCGCATGAAGTGCTACAGGGTCATGAGGCAGATGAAGGAAGATGTCTGGTGTGCTGGAAATAAGCCTGTCATCACAGCTTATCACCTTCAGGTAGGCATCACCATGATACCAAGATACAGTCTCAGTATCCGTTGCAGGGGCTTCCATCCAGTAATGTCAAAATATCACGGCATAAATCACTGTAGGATTCTTTAGGATTTCTCCTAAAGAATCTCCTGAGTAACTTCAAAGGTAACTGTCAAAACTGCTTTACAGTGGCAAGAAGTTCAGGAAATACATGTTCCAAGCTGCAACAAGAAACTAAAGTCTGTAGGAACATTATGACTGCAACAACATAGATAATGTTAGAGCTGAGGCCCCTGCTCTGTAGTGACTTCACACAGGCGTTGTAATACTGTCTTTAATTGCACAGTTACCTCCTGCCTTTTGACTGTCCCACCCATCTATATCCATCTATCTGTCTGGAGGAAACTTGTGTTTGTCTGCCTGGATGTGCACTAAACAATATTCTTAGGTGAGCATTAGTTCATGAATGAGGTGGAAAATCTTCTGGTGTTTTACCGGGGctaggaagggaagaaagaggtaAAAGGGTGGTAGCATCCTCCCTGCAAGTACTTCAGGCTTCAAGATGGCTTTATTTTACAAATAACATTTGTGAAGAAGAGACAGAAGGTTCTGCTATGACTGTGTCCCCACATCTGACAGCTGCAGGCATTGATGGCCAACAGGCAGCACCATTTATCAGACAGTAGATCAGTCCTGTTTTCTGGGCCTCTGTCCTCCTGGAGCTGCCAGGGAGAGGCTGCTGTTCTCCCACCCTGAAGCCTCCAGCCGCCAGGCTTTCACAGCAGTTACTGATCTTTTGGTGTCCAAACCCAGACGCGATACCAAAATTTCTCCTAAAGAAAAGGTCGCAACCATCAAACGCTGTTGTAGTGGTGGGACTAATCTAAGTCAAGTTGAAGTCAAAAAAGAAATGACGAGGGTGGTTATAGCTTAGCAGAATGCAAAACTTCTCAGTGCCTATAAGAACAACCTGGTGGAAAAGCTGCCATAGATAGAAAGTGGAGAACCATTAACCCTTAGTAACGATCTCTTTCTGTCTCAAGAAGAGGTGCAGGAAGTGCTGTTGCATGGACTCTTGatcaaaataaaaagctttttagaAGCTCTTCAGTTCTTTACTGTAACTGCGCTTCAGGCTTTTACTGCAAGAGAGGATGCTTCAATATTACTTacgtgggaagaaaaaaaaaaaaaaaaagagaaacgcTCAGTGGAGAAACCAGCAGCTGAGCAGAGGCATAGCGTTAGGTTTCTTCACATTATTAGGTTTCCACTGTCTGAGGTATCCAACAATTATTATTAAACAAGACTCCACACAAAAAAGGCCTGCTGTGACAGAGGAAATCCTCCCCCCCAGCAGTTGTGAAAGCCTCAGAGGACTGAGTAAATGCACTCATTATGCTTACCTCCATAGGAATGAAGTTCAAGATCGGGAAGTCCGAAAGACCTAGGTACATTTTGAAAGCCAACTCTCTATGCCTCTGGTAGACAGCTGGCAGTTAGGGATGACTCAGTAAATGCTGAGGATAGATCACCTGTTTGGCAACTGACTGGAAGAGCAGCGCTGTTTTCCTTGCCTCCAGAAACTTCATTGCAACTGTTGCCCATGGATCTTGCTGAAGTAGTTTCCGTGTGATGAAAGATAACTGCTCTGCAAGTCTCCAAGGAGTAACTCTCACAGAGTTACAGCTTGAATTTGTCACTACAACTTTTTTTTCACtggcaatattaaaaaaagtctttgtggTTATTGCAGCAGTGAACAAAAAATTGTTCACATTTGAAAAGCTGTCTGAGAAGAAATTCCTCAGCACTACAACTACCGCAATGCCTACTGGAGGCAAAAAACAAACCAGGCAATCCAGAGTAGTGTGGCTTATTTTGGTGAAATTCTACCTCTGATGAAGCAGAGGAGTTGAAGGCTGTAGTTTAGCCACATCTCAAAGTGTCTGTGGGTCTCTTTTTTGGGTTGCTGAATCTGCAAAATGAAATTGGGCTTCAGAGGACACTAAGGAACTTGGCAAAATTATTGAATTCAGGATGGGTGACCTTGTACTTTTAAAACGGATTTCAGGTTGGCCATGACAGTCGCTATGGCTTTTTTGGTACCGTAAGTGTAAGGACCTCCAGAAAATTCTTCTCATTCATTCAAAAGTctgtaaaaatgcaaaaataatactATAAGAGCAGTAATGAAatgcatttcattattttaacTGTGGATTTCTCAAATGTAAAATCACATAAAATAAATCTGGGGCAATAGAACATAGTGCATGCTGTTAGTATCGTGTTAGAAAAACACAGGCTACGCTTGACCAGAAAGCATGCCCTGCACCTGCAATAGTTGCCTGGAAAATCTGTTTGGGGTACAGATCTGTGTGCATCTTTAGTACAAATACAGCTGAATCTAACAAGTGATTATGTTAATCTTTGATtattcttctttccctctttgtGCCTACTGACTTCTGCACTTGTATGATAGTCCATTTTCTACAACCTAAAATGCCTGGCATTTCCACAGAGGTTCTGGCTGGAGGATGGCAAATAGGCTAAGAGTACTTTAGCAAGACCAGTTTCCTTGGGCTCCTGGCCCAGTCAGTGGAGAGGGGCTCCTCTGGGGAGAGATCCTAGCCAGGCATGTCAGAGTTGCTCTGCCTGATCCCCAGAGGAAGCTTTAGCTGTGATCCCTCTGTTGCAGAAATGTTAACACAGGGAGAtagcggtgagagttgctctcatTTCCAAGGCTGTCAGCCATTTACCAGCACTAAAGCTGCCTCAGTAAGCTGTGTGAGCCCTCGACAGAACCTCTAACACTTCTTCTCTCCCATCTGCTGCTTGCAGACAGTGCTATTCTGGACGTGTGAAAAATACCCACGCACCAAGGATTGGCACTGCTTCACCGAAGCCTTTCTGCGGCTGGTGCAGAAGCTGCACAAGTGTGTAAGCCAGCACTTCCTCAAGCATTACTTCGTCAGGAACACCAATCTGCTCAAATATGCCAACACCAGTGACCTGGACCTTGTGGCCAGCAAGATCGCAGTCTTCTTGGAGAACCCCATCTTCTGCCTGGACTAAGGCAGGAAAAGTCCTTCTCACCCCAACCCTGAGCCGATCCCCCGCCTCCTGTCCCCACCTGTGGTTGTTCTTCATGTCCTTCCAGCAGATGTTGCAGCTGGCTTTGTAAGACAGTTGGCACATGCGGTGTGAAAGAGAAGTGTCGAACTGGCAGCAGTGGGCGGTGAAAACTGATGGGAGGTATCGCTTGATGCCCGCCTGATCTAATTTGCTTTCAACAGTGGCAGCCTGCATGGAAGCTACAGCTAGCGAAACCCAACTTTCTGTGTCACTCAGAGCAGGTGACTGCCTTGTCCTCTGTCCCTAGTCTTGTGGCACCTAAGCAGAAAGATGATGCAGAGAAGTCTTATTCTGCTGCCTACCGGCTGTGTAACCTAACACATGTATTGTTGCTGCCTCCCTTTTTCTCACAAAGACAGTGGGCTTAATTCCCTGCTTAACCCACAGGTCAgctctgcagaagagcagaggaaCATTTCTGAAGTGTACCGAAGCAGGAAGCTTTCTCTGAGGCCTTCAATGCCTCCATCTCCAATTAAAAGGGATCCTGCTCCAGTCAGAG
The window above is part of the Opisthocomus hoazin isolate bOpiHoa1 chromosome 1, bOpiHoa1.hap1, whole genome shotgun sequence genome. Proteins encoded here:
- the MAB21L3 gene encoding protein mab-21-like 3 isoform X2, whose product is MKPFTDEDVEIYIQSKVEQRHYLVSKAVEEVQKIIQQLTAEISCKALRFQAISNSGIHNENIKVLAPSQFLITVPLRGLAGYRECQVRHWRYYTVHGTKLLSSVRDPEELHQWLEVEQFSKSLQQWHETDVNIEGDLVPAKVLIVFRELVEKSIISCDLSSKVTVLESFSSVVRVAVETSESQVEVELVPAVEIPTCWPKKAQWPRCFKRWPSQEKVQCIKSLGFDLLARSNYHWQLCFSRAEHILMEGLDEDGGCRMKCYRVMRQMKEDVWCAGNKPVITAYHLQTVLFWTCEKYPRTKDWHCFTEAFLRLVQKLHKCVSQHFLKHYFVRNTNLLKYANTSDLDLVASKIAVFLENPIFCLD
- the MAB21L3 gene encoding protein mab-21-like 3 isoform X1, coding for MKPFTDEDVEIYIQSKVEQRHYLVSKAVEEVQKIIQQLTAEISCKALRFQAISNSGIHNENIKDQAALLAKWSAMLRGKRPFHPSIQVLAPSQFLITVPLRGLAGYRECQVRHWRYYTVHGTKLLSSVRDPEELHQWLEVEQFSKSLQQWHETDVNIEGDLVPAKVLIVFRELVEKSIISCDLSSKVTVLESFSSVVRVAVETSESQVEVELVPAVEIPTCWPKKAQWPRCFKRWPSQEKVQCIKSLGFDLLARSNYHWQLCFSRAEHILMEGLDEDGGCRMKCYRVMRQMKEDVWCAGNKPVITAYHLQTVLFWTCEKYPRTKDWHCFTEAFLRLVQKLHKCVSQHFLKHYFVRNTNLLKYANTSDLDLVASKIAVFLENPIFCLD